Proteins found in one Ostrinia nubilalis chromosome 27, ilOstNubi1.1, whole genome shotgun sequence genomic segment:
- the LOC135084921 gene encoding alpha-1,3-mannosyl-glycoprotein 2-beta-N-acetylglucosaminyltransferase, whose translation MRVNIRRLTVAGALMVVFWLAVMYSSVIDVPGALSSKNSVQDIENRIDNLQKQVEQQMTESNLLLARVKEHLKAKSQAKEEGKDIKDNNVEYSLNNLVLPVLLIACDRVTVKRCLDNLVKFRPNKDMFPIIVSQDCGHNATYQVIKSFADDDPTITVVQQPDQSEIPLPRVKVKFRGYYKIARHYRFALNHVFKTLGHEAVIIVEDDLDISQDFFEYFLGTYPLLLKDRSLWCISAWNDNGKKDVIDMSHPELLHRTDFFPGLGWTLRRETWLKLEAKWPEAFFDDWLRDPQNTDGRACIRPEVSRTFTFGKIGVSKGLFYDMHLRAMQLNMQYVEFTALNLTYLLKDNYDEALASTVRALPEMTADEVIAHPLGGSPPAVKVTYSNAQTYQKAAKKLGLMDDFRSGVPRTAYRGIVSCFVRGRRVYLAPSFQWTKYDPKWG comes from the exons ATGCGCGTAAATATTCGTAGGTTGACGGTCGCTGGAGCACTTATGGTGGTGTTTTGGCTGGCTGTGATGTACTCCTCGGTCATAGACGTGCCTGGGGCTCTCTCCAGCAAGAATAGTGTCCAGGATATAGAGAACAGGATAGACAATCTCCAGAAACAGGTGGAGCAGCAAATGACTGAGAGTAATCTGCTTTTAGCAAGAGTTAAAGAACACTTGAAGGCCAAATCTCAAGCGAAGGAGGAAGGCAAGGATATAAAGGACAACAATGTGGAGTATTCACTGA ACAACCTCGTGCTCCCAGTTCTGCTCATCGCCTGCGACCGAGTGACCGTCAAGCGCTGCCTGGACAACCTGGTCAAGTTCAGGCCTAATAAGGACATGTTCCCGATCATTGTTAGCCAG GACTGCGGCCACAACGCGACCTACCAAGTAATAAAGAGCTTCGCAGACGACGACCCCACCATCACAGTGGTCCAGCAGCCTGACCAGTCGGAGATCCCGCTCCCTCGGGTCAAGGTCAAGTTCCGAGGGTACTACAAGATCGCCAGGCACTACCGGTTCGCGCTCAACCATGTGTTCAAGACTCTGGGGCATGAGGCGGTGATTATTGTCGAAG aTGACCTGGACATATCGCAAGATTTCTTCGAGTACTTCCTCGGCACGTATCCGTTATTGCTCAAAGACCGGAGCCTGTG GTGTATATCGGCGTGGAACGACAACGGCAAAAAGGATGTGATCGATATGTCTCATCCGGAGCTGCTGCATCGCACCGACTTCTTTCCCGGGCTCGGCTGGACTCTGAGGAGGGAGACCTGGCTCAAACTAGAGGCTAAATGGCCTGAAGC ATTCTTCGACGATTGGCTCAGAGATCCTCAAAATACTGACGGGCGGGCTTGTATCAGGCCAGAAGTCTCCAGAACTTTCACATTTGGAAAG ATCGGTGTAAGCAAGGGTCTGTTCTACGATATGCACCTGCGTGCGATGCAACTCAACATGCAGTATGTCGAGTTCACAGCGCTCAACCTTACTTATTTGCTCAAG GACAACTACGATGAAGCGTTAGCGTCAACAGTGCGAGCGCTGCCCGAGATGACAGCGGATGAGGTCATTGCGCATCCACTAGGCGGCTCCCCGCCTGCCGTCAAAGTGACATACTCCAATGCACAGACGTACCAGAAGGCGGCTAAGAAGCTGGGACTTATGGACGACTTTAGA AGTGGCGTTCCTCGCACGGCGTACCGCGGCATCGTGTCCTGCTTCGTGCGGGGTCGCCGTGTGTACCTCGCGCCCAGTttccagtggaccaaatacgaCCCCAAGTGGGGGTAG
- the LOC135084978 gene encoding adenosine 5'-monophosphoramidase HINT1, which yields MAGGEVELAQSAAPGGDTIFGKILRKEIPAKFVYEDEQCVAFHDVNPQAPTHILVIPRKPIAQLSKADDEDEQLLGHLMIAARKVAAQEGLDKSGFRLVINDGKHGAQSVYHLHLHILGGRQLEWPPG from the exons ATGGCGGGCGGTGAAGTTGAACTCGCGCAATCTGCTGCCCCTGGTGGCGATACTATATTTGGGAAGATTCTGAGGAAGGAAATACCTGCTAAGTTTGTCTACGAAGACGAACAG TGCGTTGCCTTCCACGATGTGAACCCACAAGCGCCGACGCACATCCTGGTGATCCCTCGCAAGCCGATCGCACAGCTGTCCAAGGCCGACGATGAGGATGAGCAGCTTCTAg GTCACCTCATGATCGCAGCACGCAAGGTGGCGGCCCAAGAAGGCCTGGACAAGTCGGGCTTCAGGCTGGTCATCAACGACGGCAAGCACGGAGCACAGAGTGTCTACCACCTCCACCTGCATATCCTGGGCGGACGTCAGCTGGAATGGCCCCCTGGCTAA
- the LOC135085085 gene encoding translin, with protein sequence MSENVLITDIFTKFQHSLDSDQETREVIRTICKEIDQISREAVTYLQIIHHKEEGIAQACQKTRGLFEKAREGYMKLKEAVPPTDYFKYHDHWRWVTQRYSFLIALVIWLEVGVLASHETVADILGISAVEEKEGFHLDIEDYLIGLLQLCSELSRLAVNAVTRGDYNRPLQISRFVMELNAGFRLLNLKNDHLRKRFDALKYDVKKIEEVVYDLSIRGMLPKTQEDKPEDEKCNEAA encoded by the exons ATGAGTGAAAACGTGTTGATCACCGacatttttacaaaattccaACATAGCCTGGACTCCGACCAAGAAACTCGTGAG GTTATAAGAACGATTTGTAAGGAAATAGACCAAATATCCCGCGAAGCGGTGACTTATTTACAAATCATACACCACAAAGAGGAAGGCA TCGCTCAAGCATGCCAAAAGACCCGAGGCCTCTTTGAAAAGGCTCGTGAAGGCTACATGAAGCTAAAGGAGGCTGTACCCCCTACAGACTACTTCAA atATCATGACCATTGGCGCTGGGTGACACAACGCTACAGTTTTTTGATTGCCCTTGTCATCTGGCTAGAGGTTGGCGTGCTGGCTTCACATGAGACTGTTGCTGACATCCTTGGCA TCAGTGCAGTTGAAGAGAAAGAAGGTTTCCATTTAGACATTGAAGACTATCTCATTGGGCTGCTGCAGCTTTGCTCAGAACTG TCGCGCCTAGCGGTGAACGCGGTGACGCGCGGCGACTACAACCGGCCGCTGCAGATATCGCGCTTCGTGATGGAGCTCAACGCCGGCTTCAG ACTGCTAAATCTCAAGAACGATCACCTTCGCAAACGGTTCGACGCTCTCAAGTACGACGTCAAAAAAATAGAGGAGGTTGTCTATGACCTGAGCATCCGCGGGATGTTACCAAAGACACAAGAGGACAAGCCTGAAGATGAAAAATGCAACGAGGCTGCTTAA